Proteins encoded within one genomic window of Bacillus sp. 1NLA3E:
- a CDS encoding enoyl-CoA hydratase/isomerase family protein, with protein sequence MRVGIKRMEEEQAKITLQETGGLAIITIHRPQKRNALTANMWDQLAEIGEMVLENPKNRVLLLRGAGEQFTAGSDLQEFHEMSLEEAENAFVLMEKAISTIENLPLPTIGVINGPAMGAGLELALACDLRIGSEKSRLGIPVGKLGITLNNKFAKRLVDLVGPSVTKELVYLGRILKAEEAYSVGMLNYLVEEAELGRYALKMGKLVASMSPASLLAVKQSVNECINSTPVLWNGSTPFVDQQDFPEGVAAFVEKRAPQFTRRTK encoded by the coding sequence ATGAGAGTTGGTATTAAAAGGATGGAAGAGGAACAAGCAAAAATCACCCTTCAAGAAACAGGTGGGTTAGCTATAATAACGATACATCGTCCTCAAAAGCGGAATGCACTAACTGCAAATATGTGGGACCAACTTGCTGAAATTGGTGAGATGGTTTTGGAGAACCCTAAAAATCGAGTGTTGTTATTAAGAGGAGCAGGGGAACAATTCACAGCAGGTTCAGATTTACAGGAATTCCATGAAATGTCACTCGAAGAGGCAGAAAATGCATTTGTTCTAATGGAAAAGGCCATCTCAACAATTGAAAATTTACCACTACCAACTATTGGTGTAATAAATGGTCCAGCGATGGGGGCGGGACTTGAACTTGCACTTGCTTGTGATTTGCGGATTGGTTCAGAAAAATCAAGATTGGGAATACCCGTCGGAAAATTAGGCATCACCTTGAATAATAAATTTGCTAAGCGTCTTGTAGATTTAGTGGGACCAAGTGTTACGAAAGAACTAGTTTATTTGGGTCGCATACTTAAAGCCGAAGAAGCATACTCGGTAGGAATGCTAAATTATTTGGTTGAAGAAGCAGAGTTAGGCCGATATGCTTTGAAAATGGGGAAATTGGTAGCATCCATGTCTCCGGCGTCATTACTTGCAGTTAAACAATCAGTTAATGAGTGTATAAATAGCACTCCAGTTCTTTGGAATGGATCGACTCCATTTGTAGATCAGCAGGATTTTCCTGAAGGAGTAGCAGCATTTGTTGAAAAAAGGGCTCCACAATTTACCCGTCGAACAAAATAA
- a CDS encoding flavodoxin family protein encodes MNKELSVAIVYDSIFGNTKAIAERISQELRKNCEVIIGSIHNEIDPAQIIDKDLLIIGSPTHGHRPTHEMAIFLNKLRKSEFPLIHIAIFDTRYFMPIWLSGSAAKRMTKRLNKLGFHSICKPESFFVSKWEGPLGPTELDHAEKWAIKIRELLQQI; translated from the coding sequence ATGAACAAGGAGCTTTCAGTTGCTATTGTTTATGATTCTATTTTCGGAAATACAAAAGCGATTGCAGAACGAATTTCACAGGAACTTAGAAAAAATTGTGAAGTGATCATCGGCTCAATCCATAATGAAATAGATCCAGCTCAAATTATTGATAAGGATCTTCTTATTATAGGTAGTCCCACTCATGGGCATAGGCCTACTCATGAAATGGCTATATTTTTAAATAAACTTAGAAAATCAGAATTCCCATTAATACATATCGCTATTTTTGATACTAGATATTTCATGCCAATATGGTTATCTGGTTCTGCAGCAAAACGGATGACAAAAAGACTAAATAAATTAGGTTTTCATTCAATTTGTAAACCTGAAAGCTTTTTTGTTAGTAAATGGGAAGGACCTCTTGGACCAACAGAACTTGATCATGCAGAGAAATGGGCGATAAAAATTAGGGAGTTGCTCCAGCAAATTTAA
- the recQ gene encoding DNA helicase RecQ has protein sequence MLQTAQQILKTHFGYDEFRPGQKMTLEHVFSGQNSLCVMPTGGGKSLCFQIPALVFSGTTIVISPLISLMKDQVDTLQQLGIAATYINSSLTTNEIQERMMQARQGVYKLLYISPERLESGLFLQELGELEIPLIAVDEAHCISQWGHDFRPSYMYISSILNHIQTKPIILALTATATAQVRQDISQSLNIEHEVVTSFERNNLSFSVVKGQDRDRYLLDYVKKNDKESGIIYAATRKTVDQLYQELVKAKVKVARYHAGLSDKERLEQQNAFLLDEKPLMVATSAFGMGIDKSNVRYVIHYQMPRNMESYYQEAGRAGRDGLDSTCILLYGPGDTQIHRFLIDQTLERNRIPLELEKLNQMVGYCHTENCLQSWIVEYFNEASAGSCGRCSNCTDTREAVDVSKEAQIVLSCIVRMGQRFGKAAVAKVLTGSKSKTITQFNFDKLSTYGMLQTKSAKDVTDFIDYLITEDIIGIENGQYPTIYVTSKGREVLIGNQSVSRKEEIQAKTISKADPLFEELRLLRKSIADHEKVPPFVIFSDTSLQDMCLRLPKSNEEFLNVKGVGAHKLEKYGLEFIQAIRIFCESNPHRITEDKTDSEVEKGKTKKREPKDPDGRPSHLVSYDLYSSGATISQISKERNLSVITIQSHLLRSAEEGQFINWEKELPSDCRPLIEAAIAEAGTDKLKPIKELLPAEISYFMIQAFFFLRNSANN, from the coding sequence TTGTTACAAACAGCCCAACAAATATTAAAAACCCACTTTGGTTACGATGAATTCCGTCCTGGTCAAAAAATGACCCTTGAACACGTATTCTCAGGCCAAAACAGCTTATGTGTCATGCCAACTGGAGGAGGAAAATCCCTCTGTTTTCAAATCCCTGCACTTGTTTTTTCAGGGACAACCATCGTTATCTCCCCACTCATTTCTTTAATGAAGGATCAAGTCGATACTCTTCAACAACTGGGGATTGCGGCTACCTATATTAATAGCAGCCTAACAACAAATGAAATCCAAGAACGAATGATGCAAGCAAGGCAAGGAGTGTATAAGTTACTGTATATCTCTCCAGAACGACTGGAGTCTGGTTTATTTTTACAAGAGTTAGGGGAATTAGAAATCCCACTAATCGCTGTCGATGAGGCACATTGTATTTCACAGTGGGGACATGATTTTCGCCCAAGTTATATGTACATTTCTAGCATTCTTAATCACATCCAAACAAAGCCGATTATACTGGCACTAACGGCTACTGCAACAGCACAAGTTCGTCAGGATATCAGTCAGTCATTAAATATTGAACATGAAGTTGTGACCAGTTTCGAGCGCAACAATCTTTCTTTTTCAGTGGTTAAGGGTCAGGATCGCGACCGATATTTACTTGATTATGTGAAAAAGAATGATAAGGAATCAGGAATTATTTATGCAGCAACACGGAAAACAGTCGACCAGCTATATCAAGAATTAGTAAAAGCGAAAGTAAAAGTGGCACGCTACCATGCAGGTCTTAGTGATAAAGAGCGGCTAGAACAACAAAATGCTTTTTTGCTGGATGAAAAGCCTTTGATGGTCGCTACTTCAGCGTTTGGGATGGGAATTGACAAGTCCAACGTCCGATATGTCATACATTACCAAATGCCGAGAAATATGGAGAGTTATTACCAAGAGGCAGGTAGAGCAGGGCGAGATGGTCTCGATAGTACTTGTATTTTGTTGTATGGGCCAGGTGACACGCAAATTCACCGTTTTTTAATTGATCAGACCTTGGAACGGAATAGAATCCCATTGGAGTTAGAAAAACTTAATCAAATGGTTGGATATTGCCATACTGAAAATTGTCTTCAATCTTGGATTGTGGAGTATTTTAATGAGGCATCAGCTGGGAGTTGCGGTCGTTGCAGTAATTGCACGGACACAAGAGAGGCGGTTGATGTTTCAAAGGAAGCTCAAATCGTTCTTTCGTGTATTGTGAGAATGGGGCAACGATTTGGAAAAGCTGCTGTTGCCAAAGTCCTGACAGGTTCAAAAAGTAAAACCATAACACAATTCAATTTTGACAAGCTATCCACATATGGAATGCTACAAACAAAAAGTGCAAAGGATGTCACCGATTTTATTGATTATTTAATAACTGAAGATATCATTGGCATTGAAAACGGGCAGTATCCAACTATTTATGTGACTTCAAAAGGAAGAGAAGTGCTTATAGGAAATCAATCCGTTTCTCGAAAAGAGGAAATCCAAGCTAAAACGATTTCTAAGGCGGATCCATTATTCGAAGAGTTGCGACTGTTGCGGAAAAGTATTGCGGATCATGAAAAAGTACCGCCATTTGTGATTTTTTCCGATACCAGCTTACAGGATATGTGCCTAAGACTTCCGAAATCCAATGAAGAGTTTTTAAATGTTAAAGGTGTCGGTGCACATAAATTAGAAAAGTATGGACTCGAATTCATTCAAGCAATCCGGATATTTTGCGAAAGTAATCCTCACAGAATAACAGAAGACAAGACTGATAGTGAAGTTGAAAAAGGAAAAACGAAAAAAAGAGAACCAAAAGATCCTGATGGAAGACCTTCACATTTAGTAAGTTATGATTTGTATTCCTCAGGAGCAACCATTTCGCAAATTTCTAAGGAACGAAATTTGTCTGTTATCACCATACAAAGCCACTTATTAAGAAGTGCTGAGGAAGGGCAATTTATCAATTGGGAAAAAGAGCTTCCAAGCGATTGTCGACCATTAATAGAAGCTGCCATTGCCGAAGCGGGGACTGACAAATTGAAACCGATAAAAGAGCTGTTACCTGCAGAGATCAGTTATTTTATGATTCAGGCGTTTTTTTTCTTGCGAAATTCAGCTAATAATTAG
- a CDS encoding amino acid permease: MPNSQLARQEEYDDLQIDKQGSPDGEHLSRKLKTRHLSMIAIGGTIGTGLFLASGATVAAAGPGGALAAYLIAGIMVYFLMTSLGEMAAFIPITGSFSTYTSRFVDPALGFAIGWNYWYNNAIIVALELSASSLIMKYWLPNVPGIIWSAIFLALIFGLNILSVKGYGESEFWFSIIKVATIIIFIVIGLLMIFGIMNGHTGGFENFTKGEAPFKGGFLSIISVFMIVGFAFQGTELVGIAAGESENPGRDMPKAIKQIFWRILLFYVLAIFVIGCLVSYKDPQLLSSDLENVAVSPFTLVFKHAGLAFAAALMNAVILTSVLSAGNSAMYAATRVLWVLAKEGKAPAFLKKVNRGGIPTNALYLSTIIGMACFLTSLFGDGTVYSWLLNASGLAGFLSWLGISITHYRFRKAYVAQGRDFKDLPYVSKWFPFGPILATVLCLVAILGQNYGAFFGPKIDWYGILVSYIGLPLFFLAFMGYKIVKKTKMVDLNEADFSKE; this comes from the coding sequence ATGCCAAATTCTCAACTCGCAAGACAAGAAGAATACGACGATTTACAAATAGATAAACAGGGTAGTCCTGATGGAGAACATCTATCGAGAAAACTTAAGACAAGACATCTTTCGATGATTGCCATTGGTGGAACGATTGGAACGGGTTTATTTTTAGCTAGTGGGGCAACTGTTGCCGCTGCTGGGCCTGGCGGTGCACTTGCTGCTTATCTGATTGCCGGAATCATGGTTTATTTCTTGATGACTAGCTTAGGTGAAATGGCTGCTTTCATTCCGATTACTGGTTCATTTAGTACCTATACTTCAAGATTTGTTGATCCTGCCTTAGGGTTTGCGATTGGCTGGAATTATTGGTATAACAATGCAATTATTGTTGCGCTAGAATTATCAGCATCTTCGCTCATTATGAAATACTGGCTTCCTAACGTACCCGGAATTATTTGGAGCGCCATATTTCTCGCACTCATATTTGGTTTAAATATACTATCGGTTAAGGGATATGGAGAATCAGAATTTTGGTTTTCAATCATAAAGGTTGCCACTATTATTATTTTTATCGTTATTGGTTTATTGATGATATTTGGGATTATGAATGGACATACTGGTGGATTTGAAAATTTCACTAAAGGAGAGGCCCCATTTAAAGGTGGTTTTCTATCAATTATTAGTGTTTTTATGATCGTAGGATTTGCTTTTCAAGGAACTGAACTGGTCGGGATTGCGGCTGGTGAAAGTGAGAATCCAGGAAGAGATATGCCAAAAGCAATCAAACAAATTTTCTGGAGAATTCTATTGTTCTATGTTTTAGCAATTTTTGTCATTGGCTGTCTGGTAAGTTATAAAGATCCACAATTATTAAGTTCAGATTTAGAGAATGTTGCTGTTAGTCCATTCACACTTGTGTTTAAACACGCGGGTCTAGCATTCGCAGCGGCTTTAATGAATGCAGTTATTCTTACTTCGGTTTTATCTGCAGGCAACTCGGCTATGTACGCAGCTACTCGTGTTCTTTGGGTTTTGGCGAAAGAAGGGAAAGCTCCTGCATTCTTAAAAAAGGTAAATAGGGGTGGTATTCCCACAAATGCTTTATACTTATCTACTATTATTGGGATGGCGTGTTTCCTAACTTCTCTTTTCGGAGATGGAACGGTCTATTCATGGTTATTAAATGCTTCAGGTTTAGCAGGATTTCTTTCTTGGCTAGGGATTTCGATTACGCATTACCGATTCCGCAAAGCGTACGTCGCCCAAGGAAGAGATTTCAAGGATTTACCTTATGTTTCAAAATGGTTTCCGTTTGGTCCAATTCTCGCAACAGTATTATGTCTTGTTGCTATTTTGGGGCAAAATTATGGTGCTTTCTTTGGACCGAAAATTGACTGGTATGGTATTTTAGTTTCTTATATTGGTCTCCCATTATTTTTCTTGGCCTTCATGGGTTATAAAATAGTTAAGAAAACAAAAATGGTTGACCTTAATGAGGCAGATTTTAGTAAGGAATAG